One genomic segment of Sporomusaceae bacterium FL31 includes these proteins:
- a CDS encoding DeoR family transcriptional regulator, with protein MFAEERKTEILQLVNIGNPVTVTSLSQRFGVSESTVRRDLQELEDNGLIQRTHGGAISVQTGFELSFQEKEVRYLAEKQQIAILAAGLVNDGETVLLDSGTTTIEIARLLRAKKITVATNSMDIAQVFSDDTQVETLLLGGTLRKNTRSLVGYLTNDALRRMYFDKVFLAANGIDVKLGITTPNLSEAETKRYMVHASKEKILVTDHSKIGQRSLCRICGLEEIDLLITDKGIAAEDHQQLNALVQVLM; from the coding sequence ATGTTTGCCGAAGAACGAAAAACAGAAATTTTACAACTTGTTAATATTGGAAATCCGGTAACTGTAACCAGCTTAAGCCAACGTTTTGGGGTTTCAGAATCGACAGTACGCCGGGACTTACAAGAACTCGAAGATAACGGCTTAATCCAACGGACACACGGTGGAGCTATCTCAGTTCAAACGGGATTTGAGCTAAGCTTTCAGGAAAAGGAAGTGCGCTATTTAGCTGAAAAACAGCAAATTGCCATATTAGCAGCAGGTTTGGTTAATGATGGTGAAACAGTATTGCTTGATTCTGGCACGACCACGATAGAAATCGCACGCTTGCTGCGAGCCAAAAAAATTACTGTGGCCACAAATAGTATGGATATTGCGCAGGTCTTTAGTGATGACACTCAGGTTGAAACGCTATTGCTAGGCGGTACATTACGGAAAAATACCCGTTCATTAGTAGGCTATCTGACAAACGATGCGTTAAGGCGGATGTATTTTGATAAAGTATTCCTGGCTGCAAATGGGATTGATGTCAAATTAGGAATTACTACCCCTAATTTGAGTGAAGCAGAGACCAAACGTTATATGGTGCATGCCAGCAAAGAAAAAATTCTGGTAACCGACCATTCGAAAATTGGCCAACGCAGCTTATGCCGCATCTGTGGTTTGGAAGAAATAGATTTATTAATTACTGACAAGGGGATTGCGGCAGAAGATCATCAACAGTTGAACGCATTAGTACAAGTACTGATGTAA
- the mtlA gene encoding PTS system mannitol-specific EIICB component, giving the protein MKEKLQKFGGFLAGMVIPNIAAFICWGFITAFFIPTGWLPSEYLAKLVGPMIQYLLPILIGFSGGRLVYGLRGGVIGATATMGVIVGSTIPMFMGAMVMGPFGGWVIKKWDEMIENKVPTGFEMLVNNFSAGILGMFLVLIAYNVIGPVVAGIANFLGSAAKVIAEAKLLPLLAILIEPGKVLFLNNAINHGVFSPIGVAEVKEYGKSIFFLLETNPGPGLGLLLAYWVFGKGLGKQSAPGAIIIHFLGGIHEIYFPYVLMNPLCIIGVIAGGMAADLTFLLFNAGLVATPSPGSIFAEIAMAPKGGLLPVLSGVAVGTIVSFVVSSPFVRAYSSNIDEKSGEDFTKAQEMVQTMKPAKVVEHDLAKSQTIATQENAVVKKIVFACEAGMGSSVMAVSVLKKKLSQAGKTGIEVVHSPVNQIPQDADIVLTAMGLVESAKKIVRPGTKVYGVQDFINSPVYDEVIKLCS; this is encoded by the coding sequence AAAGAAAAACTGCAAAAATTTGGTGGTTTCTTAGCAGGCATGGTGATACCAAATATTGCCGCATTTATTTGCTGGGGCTTTATTACTGCTTTTTTTATTCCCACAGGCTGGCTGCCCAGTGAATATCTCGCTAAATTGGTTGGCCCAATGATTCAATATCTGCTGCCGATCCTAATCGGTTTCTCGGGCGGTCGCCTGGTTTATGGGCTTCGGGGTGGCGTTATTGGTGCTACTGCCACAATGGGGGTTATTGTGGGCAGTACCATCCCAATGTTTATGGGAGCCATGGTCATGGGGCCATTTGGTGGCTGGGTGATCAAAAAATGGGACGAAATGATTGAAAATAAAGTTCCAACCGGATTTGAGATGCTGGTCAATAACTTTTCAGCAGGCATTCTGGGAATGTTTTTAGTATTAATTGCTTATAACGTGATTGGACCTGTTGTGGCTGGTATTGCCAACTTCTTAGGCAGTGCGGCCAAAGTCATTGCGGAAGCAAAGCTTTTACCACTCTTAGCTATACTCATCGAACCAGGTAAAGTGTTGTTCTTAAATAATGCGATCAATCATGGTGTATTTTCACCAATTGGCGTTGCTGAAGTCAAAGAATATGGTAAATCGATCTTTTTCTTATTAGAAACCAATCCAGGTCCTGGCCTTGGACTATTGCTGGCCTATTGGGTATTTGGCAAAGGGTTAGGCAAACAGTCGGCACCGGGCGCGATTATCATTCATTTCTTAGGTGGTATCCATGAAATTTATTTCCCTTATGTTTTGATGAATCCACTATGCATTATTGGGGTTATCGCTGGCGGAATGGCTGCAGATTTGACATTCCTGTTATTTAACGCCGGATTGGTTGCCACTCCTTCACCAGGAAGTATCTTTGCCGAAATTGCGATGGCACCTAAAGGGGGCTTACTCCCTGTTCTGTCAGGTGTTGCAGTCGGAACCATCGTATCCTTTGTAGTATCCAGTCCGTTTGTTCGAGCTTATAGCAGCAATATTGATGAAAAAAGCGGTGAAGACTTCACCAAGGCTCAAGAAATGGTGCAAACGATGAAACCAGCTAAAGTTGTTGAACACGATCTTGCTAAGAGCCAAACCATCGCTACTCAAGAAAATGCAGTAGTCAAAAAAATTGTTTTTGCCTGCGAAGCAGGAATGGGCTCCTCGGTTATGGCGGTTTCGGTCCTAAAGAAAAAACTCAGTCAAGCTGGAAAAACCGGGATAGAGGTTGTTCATAGTCCGGTTAATCAGATTCCACAAGATGCTGATATTGTCTTGACGGCAATGGGATTGGTGGAAAGTGCCAAAAAAATTGTACGGCCTGGAACAAAAGTCTATGGGGTACAAGATTTTATCAATTCACCGGTCTATGATGAAGTGATTAAGCTTTGCTCTTAA
- the mtlF gene encoding mannitol-specific phosphotransferase enzyme IIA component gives MRLKRDLVFIKNDFNSKADVIDFLGDKLVEAGAVEAEYVAAMHKREQDIGTYITEGVAIPHGTEESRSLVKRPELIVLKIPQGIDWSDGNQVVLAFGIAGNNEEHVELLGGLATLLMDDEQKAKLMSAASEDELFNYLDGHLLG, from the coding sequence ATGCGACTAAAACGTGATTTGGTGTTTATAAAAAACGATTTTAACAGCAAGGCTGATGTGATTGATTTTCTAGGCGATAAACTTGTTGAGGCTGGAGCCGTTGAAGCCGAATATGTTGCTGCTATGCATAAGCGTGAGCAGGATATTGGCACCTATATTACCGAAGGAGTGGCTATTCCCCATGGTACTGAGGAAAGCCGAAGCTTGGTCAAGCGCCCTGAACTTATCGTTTTAAAAATTCCTCAAGGGATTGACTGGAGTGATGGCAATCAAGTCGTGCTGGCCTTTGGAATTGCAGGCAATAATGAAGAACATGTAGAATTGTTGGGAGGCCTTGCTACCTTATTAATGGATGATGAACAGAAGGCTAAGTTAATGAGTGCCGCCAGTGAAGATGAATTGTTTAATTATCTTGATGGACATCTTTTAGGATAA